The segment CGGCCGCCGGGCGCCCTGCTGCCAGTAGCTCAGGCTCGTCACGCCCACCTTCACCCCATGACGCGACAGATGGTGCTGGACGCGTTGCAGGGGCAGGCCACGGGCGGCGATCGCGGCCCGCAGCGCCACGTGGAAGGGCCCGCCCCGCAGGGCCGTTTCCAGTTCCGCGGAGGCGGCGTCGGCTGCGGCGTCCGCGTGCTGTGTGGCGTGCGGCATGCAGAGGCCTTTCTGTGAATGCTCGCGACGGCTGGTCAAACCGTTCGCGCGGGTGGTCGGGCCCGGCCGGCGTCGCCGGAGTTCCTTCACCTCCGTGAGGCGGCCCTCGGGGCCCGAGTTCCCCCGCATTGAAGCGTGTTGACCAAGTCCCGACAACACCTGATGCCCGAGTGGCACATGCGGGTGGCCGAGTCGGCGCCGCGGGTGTGCCCTGCGTCACCGCCCGCCCGTCCACGGCCCCCGCGGACACCCCGGCCGTCGTCCACAGGCCGCCGGAGTGTCACCCCGCGCCAGTAGGGTGTGAGACATGGCCGACCCCTCCAGCTACCGTCCCGAGCCGGGACAGATCCCGGACTCTCCCGGGGTGTACCGCTTCCGCGACGAGCACCGCCGGGTGATCTACGTCGGAAAGGCGAAGAGCCTGCGCCAGCGCCTGGCGAACTACTTCCAGGACCTGGCCGGCCTTCACCCGCGCACCCGCACGATGGTCACCACGGCCGCGTCGGTGGAGTGGACGGTGGTGTCCACGGAGGTCGAGGCGCTCCAGCTGGAGTACTCCTGGATCAAGGAGTACGACCCCCGGTTCAACGTGAAGTACCGCGACGACAAGAGCTACCCGTACCTCGCGGTGACGATGAACGAGGAGTTCCCGCGGGTCCAGGTGATGCGCGGCCACAAGAAGAAGGGCGTCAGGTACTTCGGCCCCTACGCGCACGCGTGGGCGATCCGTGACACCGTCGACCTGCTCCTGCGGGTCTTCCCCGTGCGCACGTGCTCCGCCGGTGTCTTCAAGAACGCCGCGCGCACCGGCAGGCCCTGTCTGCTGGGCTACATCGGCAAGTGCTCGGCGCCCTGCGTCGACCGGGTCTCCGCCGAGGAGCACGGCGAACTCGCCGAGGACTTCTGCGACTTCATGGCCGGCCGGACCGGCACCTACCTCCGCCGCCTGGAGAGGCAGATGACGGAGGCGGCCGAGGAGATGGAGTACGAGCGCGCCGCCCGCCTGCGCGACGACATCGAGGCCCTGAAGAAGGCCATGGAGAAGAACGCGGTCGTGCTCGCCGACGCGACCGACGCCGATCTGATCGCGGTCGCCGAGGACGAGCTGGAGGCGGCCGTCCAGATCTTCCACGTCCGCGGCGGACGCGTCCGCGGCCAGCGCGGCTGGGTGACGGACAAGGTGGAGGACGTCACCACCGGCGCCCTGGTCGAGCACGCCCTCCAGCAGCTGTACGGCGAGGAGCGGGGCGACTCCGTCCCCAAGGAGGTCCTGGTCCCCGCCCTGCCCGAGCCCGTCGAACCCGTCCAGGAGTGGCTCACCGGGCGCCGCGGGTCCAACGTGTCGCTGCGCATCCCGCAGCGGGGCGACAAGAAGGCCCTGATGGAGACCGTCGAGCGCAACGCGCAGCAGGCGCTCGTCCTGCACAAGACCAAGCGCGCCTCCGACCTGACGACCCGCTCGCGGGCCCTGGAGGAGATCGCCGACGCCCTCGACCTGGACAGCGCGCCGCTGCGCATCGAGTGCTACGACATCTCGCACCTCCAGGGCGACGACGTCGTGGCCTCCATGGTCGTCTTCGAGGACGGCCTCCAGCGCAAGGGCGAGTACCGCCGCTTCCAGATCAAGGGCTTCGAGGGCCAGGACGACGTCCGCTCCATGCACGAGGTGATCACCCGCCGCTTCCGGCGCTACCTCGCGGACAAGGAGCGGACGGGGGAGTGGACCGACGGCGAGGACACCTCCGCCGGCGCCGGTCCGGTCTCCGCCGAGGGCTCCGGGCCCGCCCTCACCGACGTCGGCGAGGCCCCGCTGACCAGCAGCCTCAAGGACGAGGACGGGCGCCCCAAGCGGTTCGCCTACCCGCCCCAGCTCGTCGTCGTCGACGGCGGACAGCCGCAGGTCGCGGCGGCCAAGCGGGCGCTGGACGAGCTCGGGATCGACGACATCGCGGTCTGCGGCCTGGCCAAGCGCCTGGAGGAGGTCTGGCTGCCGGACGACGACGACCCGGTCGTCCTGCCCCGCAGCAGCGAAGGCCTCTACCTGCTCCAGCGCGTGCGCGACGAGGCGCACCGCTTCGCGATCACCTACCAGCGCACCAAGCGGGCCAAGCGCTTCCGCGCCGGCCCCCTGGACGACGTCCCCGGCCTCGGCGAGACGCGCAAGCAGGCACTGATCAAGCACTTCGGCTCGGTGAAGCGGCTGCGCGCGGCGACGATCGACCAGATCTGCGAGGTTCCGGGCATAGGCCGCAAGACGGCGGAGACCATCGCCGCGGCCCTCGCTGGGGCGGCCGCGCCCGCCCCCGCCGTGAACACGGCGACCGGAGAGATCATTGATGACGAGGAACCCGATACGACGGCGGGTTTCCCCGGTGACCCCGTGACGGCGGGCGCCCCGGAAGAACGACGGGGGCAGGAGACATGACCGAGCACGACGCACACCCCGCGACAGAGCGGGAACAGACGCCCACTACGGTGCCCACAGGCGCGCCCCGGCAGGATCCGGGGGGACCCGGCGGGGATTCCCCCGCGGCCGCCGACAGCCCACAGCAAGAAGTACGCCAGGAAGACGGAGCACAGGTGAGTACGGACGTCACGCCGCCAGGGATCCCCGAGGCGGCCATCCCCGAGCTGGTGATCATCTCCGGCATGTCCGGGGCCGGCCGTTCCACGGCGGCCAAGTGTCTGGAGGACCTCGGCTGGTTCGTCGTCGACAACCTGCCGCCCGCCCTGATCCCCACCATGGTGGAGCTGGGCGCCCGCTCCCAGGGCAACGTGGCCCGGATCGCGGTCGTCGTCGACGTCCGCGGCCGGCGCTT is part of the Streptomyces asoensis genome and harbors:
- the uvrC gene encoding excinuclease ABC subunit UvrC yields the protein MADPSSYRPEPGQIPDSPGVYRFRDEHRRVIYVGKAKSLRQRLANYFQDLAGLHPRTRTMVTTAASVEWTVVSTEVEALQLEYSWIKEYDPRFNVKYRDDKSYPYLAVTMNEEFPRVQVMRGHKKKGVRYFGPYAHAWAIRDTVDLLLRVFPVRTCSAGVFKNAARTGRPCLLGYIGKCSAPCVDRVSAEEHGELAEDFCDFMAGRTGTYLRRLERQMTEAAEEMEYERAARLRDDIEALKKAMEKNAVVLADATDADLIAVAEDELEAAVQIFHVRGGRVRGQRGWVTDKVEDVTTGALVEHALQQLYGEERGDSVPKEVLVPALPEPVEPVQEWLTGRRGSNVSLRIPQRGDKKALMETVERNAQQALVLHKTKRASDLTTRSRALEEIADALDLDSAPLRIECYDISHLQGDDVVASMVVFEDGLQRKGEYRRFQIKGFEGQDDVRSMHEVITRRFRRYLADKERTGEWTDGEDTSAGAGPVSAEGSGPALTDVGEAPLTSSLKDEDGRPKRFAYPPQLVVVDGGQPQVAAAKRALDELGIDDIAVCGLAKRLEEVWLPDDDDPVVLPRSSEGLYLLQRVRDEAHRFAITYQRTKRAKRFRAGPLDDVPGLGETRKQALIKHFGSVKRLRAATIDQICEVPGIGRKTAETIAAALAGAAAPAPAVNTATGEIIDDEEPDTTAGFPGDPVTAGAPEERRGQET